A part of Vicugna pacos chromosome 14, VicPac4, whole genome shotgun sequence genomic DNA contains:
- the SERP2 gene encoding stress-associated endoplasmic reticulum protein 2 isoform X3, with amino-acid sequence MARKWEPRAFPSAQAMVAKQRIRMANEKHSKNITQRGNVAKTLRPQEEKYPVGPWLLALFVFVVCGSGRPHKHWPFLETARTILRL; translated from the exons ATGGCGAGGAA GTGGGAGCCGAGAGCATTTCCTAGCGCCCAAGCCATGGTGGCCAAACAGCGGATCCGGATGGCCAACGAGAAGCACAGCAAGAACATCACCCAGAGGGGGAACGTAGCCAAAACTCTG AGGCCGCAAGAAGAGAAATACCCTGTGGGACCGTGGCTGCTGgccctctttgtttttgttgtctgtgGCTCAG GTCGACCGCATAAACACTGGCCTTTCCTGGAGACTGCCAGAACTATCTTGAGACTGTGA
- the SERP2 gene encoding stress-associated endoplasmic reticulum protein 2 isoform X2, with amino-acid sequence MARKWEPRAFPSAQAMVAKQRIRMANEKHSKNITQRGNVAKTLRPQEEKYPVGPWLLALFVFVVCGSGKVHRPEVPEVQPPWACSQVDRINTGLSWRLPELS; translated from the exons ATGGCGAGGAA GTGGGAGCCGAGAGCATTTCCTAGCGCCCAAGCCATGGTGGCCAAACAGCGGATCCGGATGGCCAACGAGAAGCACAGCAAGAACATCACCCAGAGGGGGAACGTAGCCAAAACTCTG AGGCCGCAAGAAGAGAAATACCCTGTGGGACCGTGGCTGCTGgccctctttgtttttgttgtctgtgGCTCAG GAAAGGTGCATCGTCCAGAGGTTCCAGAGGTCCAGCCAccctgggcctgctcccag GTCGACCGCATAAACACTGGCCTTTCCTGGAGACTGCCAGAACTATCTTGA
- the SERP2 gene encoding stress-associated endoplasmic reticulum protein 2 isoform X1, translating to MARKWEPRAFPSAQAMVAKQRIRMANEKHSKNITQRGNVAKTLRPQEEKYPVGPWLLALFVFVVCGSDSETSVTWNVRLRRQRCCDTDMTNAICAGHLLSACVSPDNGGSPSHCSWSPRP from the exons ATGGCGAGGAA GTGGGAGCCGAGAGCATTTCCTAGCGCCCAAGCCATGGTGGCCAAACAGCGGATCCGGATGGCCAACGAGAAGCACAGCAAGAACATCACCCAGAGGGGGAACGTAGCCAAAACTCTG AGGCCGCAAGAAGAGAAATACCCTGTGGGACCGTGGCTGCTGgccctctttgtttttgttgtctgtgGCTCAG actcagagacaagcgTGACCTGGAATGTCCGTCTGAGGCGGCAGAGATGCTGTGACACAGATATGACAAATGCTATCTGCGCGGGACACTTGCTGTCTGCGTGCGTGTCCCCAGACAATGGAGGAAGCCCGTCCCACTGCTCCTGGAGCCCTCGCCCCTGA
- the SERP2 gene encoding stress-associated endoplasmic reticulum protein 2 isoform X6 has protein sequence MARKWEPRAFPSAQAMVAKQRIRMANEKHSKNITQRGNVAKTLRPQEEKYPVGPWLLALFVFVVCGSGSGALSR, from the exons ATGGCGAGGAA GTGGGAGCCGAGAGCATTTCCTAGCGCCCAAGCCATGGTGGCCAAACAGCGGATCCGGATGGCCAACGAGAAGCACAGCAAGAACATCACCCAGAGGGGGAACGTAGCCAAAACTCTG AGGCCGCAAGAAGAGAAATACCCTGTGGGACCGTGGCTGCTGgccctctttgtttttgttgtctgtgGCTCAG GCAGTGGGGCTCTTTCCAGATAA
- the SERP2 gene encoding stress-associated endoplasmic reticulum protein 2 isoform X4, which produces MARKWEPRAFPSAQAMVAKQRIRMANEKHSKNITQRGNVAKTLRPQEEKYPVGPWLLALFVFVVCGSGPQIHTEAPRI; this is translated from the exons ATGGCGAGGAA GTGGGAGCCGAGAGCATTTCCTAGCGCCCAAGCCATGGTGGCCAAACAGCGGATCCGGATGGCCAACGAGAAGCACAGCAAGAACATCACCCAGAGGGGGAACGTAGCCAAAACTCTG AGGCCGCAAGAAGAGAAATACCCTGTGGGACCGTGGCTGCTGgccctctttgtttttgttgtctgtgGCTCAG GACCGCAGATTCACACTGAAGCCCCAAGGATTTAA
- the SERP2 gene encoding stress-associated endoplasmic reticulum protein 2 isoform X5 has protein sequence MARKWEPRAFPSAQAMVAKQRIRMANEKHSKNITQRGNVAKTLRPQEEKYPVGPWLLALFVFVVCGSDQHGLFFFGMS, from the exons ATGGCGAGGAA GTGGGAGCCGAGAGCATTTCCTAGCGCCCAAGCCATGGTGGCCAAACAGCGGATCCGGATGGCCAACGAGAAGCACAGCAAGAACATCACCCAGAGGGGGAACGTAGCCAAAACTCTG AGGCCGCAAGAAGAGAAATACCCTGTGGGACCGTGGCTGCTGgccctctttgtttttgttgtctgtgGCTCAG ATCAGCATGGACTGTTTTTCTTCGGAATGTCTTGA